A part of Aspergillus flavus chromosome 1, complete sequence genomic DNA contains:
- a CDS encoding putative vacuolar morphogenesis protein AvaB, with product MLSAFTARPLVELKPRDKSRIESVLAYGDRLLVGLNNGSLRIYRINEVSPDEQNHDDSNNHSHDEQGGGGTLKNGDSGRPGTTDSVAKPKQTDLLRELEKFSRYKIEQLALIKEAKLLISLSGGYISIHDLQTYEIQEQLTKTKGATTFNVTSNIVNDPETGVPSIVSRLAVAVKRKILLWSWRDMELDSDAAEMTLVSGIKTLTWVSGTKLVAGLGSNFVMVDIETSVVTDLAGPGSIGGLGGQETSRLAGVGVASMSYIGIGGAAPKPLATRLSEGQILLAKDINTHFIDINGNSLGRRQIPWSHAPANIGYSYPFLLALHDPSKGVMEVRNPETLSLLQSVALPSASILHFPQPSISLAHAGKGFLVGSDRTIWRMEALSYDTQIDTLVEKGYLDEAISLTSMLEDALLSDKKGRLRTIKMEKAQGLFTLRKYRDSMDLFTEISAPPETVIRLYPKVIAGDLSSIDEEEESEESITDDPSKTNEGQVQLDGAITENASAPKTLNHAPSVRSLLRTRTDDWSDAGSIRGKPTEEARNEKPLHGKDLLTAVRELQKYLADVRRRFQRFLNPDGTLKTIDSPSDAANDEFTDSVMKLLDITKDIHDHEFAEKLHEEARLVDTTFFRVCMYATPALAGSLFRIANFCDPEVVMEKLEETGRYNDLIDFLYGKKMHRQALELLQRFGQAESETETAPQLHGPKRTVAYLQNLAPDRIDLILEFAEWPVREDPNLGMEIFLADTENAETLPRHQVLEFLQGIDPNLAVRYLEHVIGELNDMTPDLHQKLLTFYMDRLKKNGSDSWAFPNGEERILWRNKFLEMLRSSSQYSPAKILDSLDRDDPEFFEARAIVFSKMGQHRQALEIYVFKLEDYAKAEEYCNHFHKTDDITAEAAPLSVLDSDDKPSIHLTLLSLYLTPPHGYERRYGPALEILAKHGSRLPPSSALELIPESLPVKELDFYFKGRMRAATSALNESRIVASLQKAQNFKTEAQLMVGEGTDGKSCRMRHVTITEERICGICHKRIGGSVINVFPDNTVVHLGCANRASAAS from the exons ATGTTATCAGCGTTCACAGCTCGGCCTCTCGTCGAGCTCAAGCCCCGAGACAAGTCTAGGATTGAGTCGGTGCTCGCCTACGGCGACCGACTCCTTGTCGGACTGAACAATGGGAGCTTACGGATATACAGAATAAACGAGGTGTCCCCGGACGAACAAAACCACGATGACAGCAACAATCATAGCCATGACGAGCAGGGCGGTGGAGGTACACTCAAGAACGGGGATAGTGGCCGACCTGGGACGACGGATTCCGTCGCCAAGCCAAAACAGACTGATTTGCTTCGGGAATTGGAGAAGTTCTCGAGATACAAGATTGAGCAGCTGGCCTTGATCAAGGAGGCTAAGCTACTCATTTCGCTGTCGGGCGGATACATCTCGATTCATGACCTGCAGACCTACGAGATCCAAGAACAGCTTACCAAAACGAAAGGAGCAACCACGTTTAACGTGACTTCGAATATCGTGAACGATCCAGAAACCGGTGTTCCGTCCATTGTATCTCGTCTGGCAGTCgcggtgaagaggaagatattgTTGTGGTCATGGCGCGATATGGAGTTGGATAGCGACGCTGCTGAGATGACACTGGTCAGTGGGATCAAAACGCTCACATGGGTTTCCGGGACAAAACTCGTGGCTGGACTCGGCTCGAACTTTGTAATGGTGGATATCGAGACTTCAGTGGTGACCGATTTAGCCGGGCCGGGAAGCATTGGAGGTCTAGGGGGCCAGGAGACGAGTCGTCTAGCCGGCGTCGGGGTTGCTAGCATGAGCTATATCGGAATTGGCGGGGCAGCTCCGAAGCCACTGGCGACACGGCTTAGCGAAGGGCAGATATTATTAGCAAAGGACATCAACACACATTTCATCGACATCAACGGCAACTCCCTGGGACGGAGACAGATCCCATGGAGCCATGCGCCGGCAAATATTGGGTACTCTTACCCTTTCCTCCTCGCGCTTCATGACCCTTCAAAGGGTGTAATGGAGGTTAGGAATCCGGAGACGCTGTCATTGTTGCAGTCCGTGGCTCTACCGTCCGCAAGTATCCTGCACTTCCCACAACCAAGTATTAGTTTGGCACATGCAGGCAAGGGTTTTCTAGTTGGTAGTGACCGCACAATATGGCGGATGGAGGCCCTGAGCTATGATACGCAAATAGATACTCTTGTGGAAAAGGGTTATTTAGACGAAGCGATCAGTCTTACTAGCATGTTAGAAGACGCCTTGCTCAGTGACAAGAAAGGTCGACTAAGGACAATCAAAATGGAAAAGGCCCAAGGACTTTTTACCCTACGCAAATACCGTGACTCAATGGATTTGTTCACCGAGATCTCGGCTCCCCCAGAGACTGTTATCCGGTTGTACCCTAAAGTCATTGCCGGTGATCTATCGTCAattgacgaagaggaggaatcTGAGGAGAGTATCACAGATGATCCATCAAAGACAAATGAGGGTCAAGTTCAGCTGGACGGTGCTATCACAGAGAATGCTTCTGCTCCAAAGACACTCAACCATGCTCCCTCGGTGAGATCTCTCCTTCGAACCCGCACAGATGATTGGAGCGATGCTGGCAGTATCCGCGGCAAGCCCACGGAAGAAGCCCGAAACGAGAAACCTCTGCACGGGAAAGACCTCTTGACTGCCGTTCGTGAATTACAGAAATATCTGGCCGACGTACGGAGGAGGTTCCAGCGGTTCTTGAACCCTGACGGAACACTCAAGACGATCGACTCGCCCTCAGACGCAGCAAACGATGAGTTCACTGATTCGGTGATGAAATTGCTTGATATCACCAAGGATATCCATGATCACGAATTCGCTGAAAAGCTGCACGAGGAAGCCAGGCTCGTCGATACGACTTTCTTCCGAGTTTGCATGTACGCCACTCCTGCTCTCGCTGGCTCACTCTTCCGTATCGCCAACTTCTGCGACCCGGAGGTTGTCATGGAAAAACTGGAGGAAACTGGCCGTTACAATGACTTGATCGATTTCCTATACGGAAAGAAGATGCATCGTCAAGCCCTAGAGCTCCTACAACGATTCGGCCAAGCTGAATCCGAGACCGAAACGGCGCCGCAGCTTCATGGTCCCAAGAGAACAGTTGCCTACCTGCAAAACTTGGCACCAGATCGAAttgacctcatcctcgaaTTTGCTGAATGGCCCGTGCGGGAAGACCCCAACCTTGGTATGGAGATATTCCTAGCAGACACTGAAAATGCAGAGACACTACCCCGGCACCAGGTTCTCGAATTCCTGCAGGGCATCGACCCGAATTTGGCTGTTCGATATCTCGAACATGTAATCGGGGAGTTGAACGACATGACTCCGGATTTACACCAAAAGCTCCTCACTTTTTACATGGATCGGTTGAAGAAAAACGGATCCGACAGCTGGGCATTCCCTAACGGCGAGGAACGTATTCTATGGAGAAATAAATTCCTGGAGATGTTGAGGTCAAGCTCTCAATATTCGCCAGCCAAGATACTTGATAGCCTTGATCGCGATG ACCCTGAATTCTTCGAAGCAAGAGCCATTGTCTTCAGTAAAATGGGCCAGCACAGGCAGGCCCTGGAAATCTATGTATTCAAATTGGAGGATTATGCGAAGGCAGAAGA GTACTGTAACCATTTTCATAAGACGGATGATATAACTGCAGAAGCCGCACCTTTATCAGTGCTTGACTCCGATGATAAGCCGTCTATACATCTAACGCTACTGTCGCTGTATCTCACTCCACCTCATGGGTATGAGCGCCGATATGGGCCCGCGCTGGAGATACTGGCAAAGCACGGATCTCGTCTTCCACCAAGTTCAGCGTTGGAGCTGATTCCCGAGTCACTGCCCGTTAAAGAACTTGACTTTTATTTCAAGGGCCGTATGCGGGCAGCCACCTCGGCCTTGAACGAAAGTCGAATTGTGGCCAGCTTGCAGAAAGCTCAAAATTTCAAGACAGAAGCGCAGCTCATGGTCGGCGAAGGAACCGACGGAAAATCATGCAGAATGAGACACGTCACCATCACCGAGGAAAGAATATGCGGCATCTGTCACAAGCGTATCGGTGGTAGTGTGATTAATGTGTTCCCAGA TAATACTGTTGTCCACCTTGGCTGTGCCAATCGCGCATCCGCTGCTTCATGA
- a CDS encoding fructose-6-phosphate 2-kinase/fructose-2, 6-biphosphatase (unnamed protein product), producing MSVRRGQTKSYFASADDTKICVVMVGLPARGKSLIAGKAMRYLAWVGIPARVFNVGTYRRSNTPQPNATFFDPHNSEGEKMRKAAAEAAMSDMLQWFSSGKGVVAILDATNSTKSRRSWIYESCHAANVETLFVESICDEEDLIMNNILEVKTTSPDYKGQDPEAAALDFRNRIRNYEKVYETIDDNEKHYTYVKLINVGSTVIINQIKDYLSSRLVYYIQNLHIKPRSIWLSRHGESEYNLTGKIGGDSNISPRGEAYAQALPGLLKKSGVPPNTKIVIWTSTLKRTIQTARHLAAETGYEKLEWKALDELDSGVCDGLTYEEIAEKYPEDFAARDEDKYNYRYRGGESYRDVVIRLEPIIMELERSENVIIVTHQAVLRCIYAYFLNTPQEQSPWMEVPLHTLIKLTPRAYGTDEQRFKADIPAVSTWRAKGTSAKHQDYPTEIKA from the exons ATGTCTGTGAGAAGAGGTCAGACCAAGAGCTACTTTGCCAGT GCAGATGACACTAAAATTTGTGTCGTTATGGTTGGCCTTCCAGCCCGAGGCAAAAGTCTCATAGCTGGAAAGG CAATGCGCTATCTTGCCTGGGTTGGCATACCTGCTCGTGTATTTAACGTGGGCACCTATCGCCGAAGTAATACACCGCAACCAAATGCCACTTTCTTTGACCCTCACAACTCcgagggagagaagatgagaaaggcCGCTGCAGAAGCTGCCATGTCGGATATGCTTCAATGGTTCAGCTCTGGAAAAGGGGTTGTGGCTATATTGGATGCTACCAATTCGACTAAATCTCGGCGAAGTTGGATTTACGAAAGCTGTCATGCTGCCAATGTTGAAACGTTATTCGTTGAGTCAATAtgcgatgaggaagacctAATAATGAACAACATCCTCGAAGTCAAAACCACCTCGCCAGACTACAAAGGGCAGGACCCTGAGGCTGCTGCTTTGGATTTTCGCAACCGAATTCGCAATTACGAAAAGGTGTACGAGACTATTGACGATAATGAGAAGCATTACACCTACGTAAAACTCATCAATGTCGGGTCGACAGTGATCATAAACCAGATTAAAGACTATCTATCCAGTCGGTTGGTTTATTATATCCAAAATCTCCATATAAAACCCCGGTCAATCTGGCTCTCTCGC CATGGAGAATCAGAATATAATCTTACAGGGAAAATTGGTGGAGATTCCAACATTTCGCCCCGTGGCGAGGCTTATGCTCAGGCACTTCCTGGTCTACTGAAAAAGTCAGGGGTACCACCCAACACTAAAATCGTGATTTGGACGTCTACTCTCAAGCGGACAATCCAGACAGCTCGCCACCTGGCCGCGGAAACTGGATATGAAAAGCTGGAATGGAAAGCCCTTGATGAACTCGATTCAGGGGTGTGCGATGGCCTGACGTATGAAGAAATCGCTGAAAAGTACCCAGAGGACTTCGCCGCGCGTGACGAAGACAAGTACAACTACCGCTACCGAGGCGGCGAATCGTACCGCGATGTTGTCATTCGTCTTGAACCTATTATCATGGAACTGGAGCGCAGTGAGAACGTCATCATTGTCACTCACCAGGCTGTGCTGCGGTGTATCTATGCCTATTTTCTCAATACCCCCCAGGAGCAGAGCCCGTGGATGGAGGTTCCCCTACATACTTTGATCAAGCTTACACCTCGCGCCTACGGCACCGATGAACAACGTTTCAAAGCCGACATCCCAGCCGTGTCTACCTGGCGTGCCAAAGGCACATCCGCAAAGCATCAAGATTACCCTACAGAAATCAAAGCGTGA
- a CDS encoding putative transporter, whose protein sequence is MFGKEDMGPFADPQHKDDTEHVERNENAMPRRILATAAERARRNINAKLANPLAGYSYEELRSQGINFAVSHHIGDEEDIRAFGIGAILAQVPDKFTQVPDLRPDEIEVLQKEFSNRWSQPWTMYLVIALCSLAAAVQGMDETVVNGAQIFYKHQFGIGNDDSRSNWLVGLVNSAPYLCCAVIGCWLTVPFNAWFGRRGTIFITCCFSALACLWQGFVNTWWHMFIARFVLGFGIGPKSATVPIYAAETAPPVIRGALVMQWQMWTAFGIMFGYAADLVFYEVRDPVGITGLNWRLMVGSAMLPAILVCCFVFTCPESPRWYMSRKCHDKAYRSMCSLRFHKIQAARDLFYIHTLLEAENAMKLGQNKVLEMITVPRNRRALVASELVMFLQQVCFTKYLLFLYLGVNVIAYYSSEIFLEATNQRNALTASLGWGLINWLFAIPAVYTIDTFGRRNLLLTTFPLMALSMFFTGFSFWIPQETHSSARLACIALGLYLFGIVYSVGEGPVPFTYSAEAYPLYIRSYGMALATATTWLFNFTLAVTWPSLRSAFTPQGAFSWYAGWNIVGWWLILLLMPETKGKTLEELDQVFSVSTTFHAAYGLRQIPYFFQRYILRQNVRPEVLYEREDAFNVPPEAGYNTL, encoded by the exons ATGTTTGGGAAAGAGGATATGGGGCCTTTTGCGGACCCTCAACACAAAGATGATACCGAACATGTGGAAAGAAACGAGAATGCCATGCCACGGCGCATCTTAGCGACAGCTGCAGAGCGTGCAAGGCGCAACATCAATGCGAAACTGGCCAATCCACTGGCTGGGTATTCCTATGAGGAACTGCGCAGTCAAGGTATCAACTTCGCTGTCTCACACCATATaggcgatgaagaagatattcGTGCTTTTGGGATAGGCGCTATTTTGGCCCAAGTACCGGACAAATTCACCCAAGTCCCCGACCTGAGACCCGATGAAATAGAAGTTCTACAAAAGGAGTTCTCCAATCGTTGGTCTCAGCCCTGGACAATGTACCTAGTTATCGCTCTATGCTCCCTGGCTGCAGCCGTACAGGGAATGG ATGAGACTGTTGTCAATGGCGCCCAAATCTTTTATAAACACCAATTCGGAATTGGGAACGATGACTCTAGGTCTAATTGGCTAGTCGGATTGGTTAATTCTGCTCCTTATTTGTGCTGCGCTGTCATCGGTTGCTGGCTGACAGTGCCATTCAATGCTTGGTTTGGCCGTCGAGGGACTATCTTCATCACTTGCTGCTTTTCTGCACTTGCCTGCCTTTGGCAAGGGTTTGTGAACACATGGTGGCATATGTTTATTGCCAGGTTTGTGTTAGGCTTTGGTATCGGCCCCAAATCTGCGACAGTCCCAATATATGCCGCTGAAACAGCCCCTCCTGTCATTCGCGGTGCTTTGGTAATGCAGTGGCAGATGTGGACTGCGTTCGGCATCATGTTTGGCTACGCCGCGGACCTTGTTTTCTATGAAGTGCGGGATCCAGTAGGGATCACAGGCCTAAACTGGCGCCTCATGGTGGGCTCAGCTATGCTTCCGGCCATCCTGGTTTGCTGTTTTGTTTTCACCTGTCCAGAATCACCTCGGTGGTATATGTCGCGGAAGTGCCACGATAAAGCGTATCGATCAATGTGTAGTCTGCGGTTTCACAAGATCCAAGCTGCCCGTGACCTGTTCTACATACACACATTGCTGGAGGCCGAGAATGCAATGAAACTCGGCCAGAATAAAGTACTCGAAATGATCACCGTTCCCCGCAATCGGCGTGCCTTGGTTGCGTCTGAGTTGGTTATGTTTCTGCAACAGGTAT GTTTTACTAAGTACTTACTCTTTCTCTATTTAGGCGTCAACGTAATCGCCTACTATTCTTCTGAGATCTTCCTCGAAGCAACGAACCAGCGAAACGCTTTGACAGCATCCCTAGGTTGGGGTCTGATCAACTGGCTCTTTGCCATTCCAGCAGTATACACCATTGATACTTTTGGCCGTCGCAACTTGCTACTTACCACATTTCCTCTTATGGCACTTTCCATGTTCTTCACCGGCTTTAGTTTCTGGATTCCACAAGAAACCCACAGCTCGGCGCGACTAGCATGTATCGCTCTGGGCTTATATCTCTTTGGCATTGTTTATTCCGTGGGAGAGGGCCCTGTGCCATTCACCTATTCAGCCGAAGCCTACCCGCTCTATATACGTTCGTATGGCATGGCCCTCGCCACTGCAACGACCTGGTTATTCAATTTCACGCTTGCTGTTACATGGCCATCTCTTCGCAGCGCGTTCACCCCGCAAGGTGCATTCAGTTGGTACGCGGGCTGGAACATTGTGGGTTGGTGGCTGATACTCTTGTTGATGCCTGAGACCAAAGGAAAGACCCTGGAAGAGTTAGATCAGGTTTTCTCCGTTTCTACAACTTTTCATGCTGCGTACGGACTTCGGCAAATCCCTTATTTCTTCCAGAGGTATATCTTACGCCAGAACGTGCGGCCAGAGGTCTTGTATGAGCGGGAAGATGCATTTAACGTTCCTCCAGAAGCTGGTTACAACACTCTATGA